One Porphyromonas pogonae genomic region harbors:
- a CDS encoding VapE domain-containing protein: protein MKKEEKDNPSKNAQIEEFLLARYEFRYNTVLHRAEYRPRGTSDYTAIDRYRINTLKRALDKEADVQTSPENLYSIIESDFSPRINPVQAYFHALPLADRNTEAITALADCVSVTNPEKWKEYLIKWLVAVVANAMDDRQCRNHTCLVLTGEQGKFKTTFLDLLCPPPLSDYRYTGKIYPQEKDVLSLIGQNLIINIDDQLKALNKRDENELKNLITCPQIKYRIPYEKHIEERPHLASFVASVNGNDFLTDPTGSRRFLPFEVLTIEIDRAKSIPMDAVYSEAKTLLNEGFRYWFNDEEIIELHRNSEAFQVYTTEMELLLRYFTFPTEVETATKRFYMTNSEIVGCLSCYTRQSLSTKRMGEALRKAGYTRECRRINGNPVYVYAVRKVYPEQPP from the coding sequence ATGAAAAAAGAAGAGAAGGACAATCCCTCCAAGAACGCCCAAATAGAGGAGTTCCTTTTGGCACGGTATGAGTTTCGGTACAACACCGTGTTGCATCGAGCGGAATATCGTCCACGAGGAACGAGCGATTACACAGCCATAGACCGCTACCGCATCAATACCCTCAAGCGAGCGTTGGACAAGGAAGCCGATGTACAGACCTCGCCCGAGAACCTGTACAGCATCATCGAAAGCGATTTCTCCCCACGCATCAATCCCGTGCAAGCCTATTTCCACGCCTTACCGCTGGCGGATAGGAATACAGAAGCGATTACCGCCCTTGCCGACTGCGTGAGTGTAACCAATCCCGAGAAATGGAAAGAATACCTTATCAAGTGGTTGGTGGCAGTGGTCGCCAATGCGATGGACGACAGACAATGCCGTAACCATACCTGCCTTGTGCTGACAGGCGAGCAGGGCAAGTTCAAGACCACGTTCCTTGACTTGCTCTGTCCACCGCCCCTCTCCGATTACCGCTATACGGGGAAGATATATCCGCAGGAGAAGGACGTGCTGAGCCTTATCGGGCAAAACCTCATCATCAATATTGACGACCAACTCAAAGCCCTCAATAAACGAGACGAGAACGAGCTGAAGAATCTTATTACCTGTCCGCAGATAAAGTACCGTATTCCTTACGAAAAGCACATCGAGGAGCGACCCCACTTGGCAAGTTTCGTGGCTTCGGTCAATGGCAACGACTTCCTTACCGACCCGACAGGAAGCAGACGCTTCCTCCCCTTTGAAGTGCTGACGATAGAGATAGACCGAGCCAAGAGCATTCCGATGGATGCCGTTTACAGCGAAGCCAAGACCCTATTGAATGAAGGCTTTCGCTATTGGTTCAATGATGAAGAGATTATCGAGTTGCATAGAAATAGCGAAGCCTTCCAAGTCTATACGACAGAGATGGAGCTGTTGCTCCGCTATTTCACCTTTCCCACGGAGGTGGAAACGGCAACGAAACGCTTCTATATGACCAATTCGGAGATAGTGGGGTGTCTCTCTTGCTATACCCGACAATCGCTCTCCACCAAGCGGATGGGGGAAGCCTTGCGAAAGGCAGGTTATACGAGGGAGTGTCGCAGGATAAACGGCAATCCCGTGTATGTCTATGCCGTCCGTAAGGTTTATCCCGAGCAACCGCCATAG
- a CDS encoding 8-amino-7-oxononanoate synthase, with amino-acid sequence MLSRFSQELQRLDEMGQRRSLHHILHDGAYVIKDGARMLNLSGNDYLGLAAEEKKPYEGELYGSASSRLLTGNYEIYDRLENAMAKTFGREAALVFNSGYHMNTGILPALADDHTLVIADKLVHASMIDGIRLSRCKFERFRHNDLNHLKKILQKSAGDYESVIVMAESIYSMDGDIADLRGLVALKKQFPQVMLYIDEAHGIGVRGQNGLGLAEETGTIQDIDFLLGTFGKALGSMGGYIICDAVIKEYLVNKCRSLIFSTALPPLTMSFNMHIFTTLPTLGEKRRMLDEYATLLRKSIEDLGYPMPSESHIVPLLIGDNHKTIQVAEQLQKLGYYVLPIRPPTVPAGTSRLRFSLTSATPVASLIKDLQEILVHYAI; translated from the coding sequence ATGTTATCACGATTTTCTCAAGAATTACAGCGATTGGATGAGATGGGGCAAAGGAGATCTTTGCACCACATTCTACATGACGGAGCTTATGTAATAAAGGATGGAGCCCGAATGCTCAATCTTTCGGGTAATGATTATTTGGGATTGGCTGCCGAAGAGAAGAAGCCTTATGAAGGAGAGCTTTACGGTAGTGCGTCGTCTCGCTTACTTACCGGAAACTACGAGATATATGATAGGCTTGAGAATGCTATGGCAAAAACTTTCGGTAGAGAAGCTGCTCTCGTATTCAACAGTGGCTATCATATGAATACGGGTATTTTACCGGCTTTGGCAGATGATCATACTTTGGTTATTGCCGACAAACTTGTACATGCCAGCATGATTGATGGCATCAGGCTCTCAAGATGTAAATTTGAACGATTCAGACATAATGATCTGAATCACCTAAAAAAGATATTGCAGAAGAGTGCAGGAGATTATGAATCTGTCATCGTCATGGCAGAAAGCATCTATAGCATGGATGGTGACATCGCAGACTTGCGTGGACTGGTGGCTTTGAAAAAGCAATTCCCACAGGTAATGCTGTACATAGACGAAGCTCACGGCATAGGTGTACGTGGACAGAATGGATTGGGACTCGCAGAGGAAACCGGAACGATACAAGATATAGATTTTTTGTTGGGGACTTTCGGTAAAGCTCTTGGCTCTATGGGTGGCTATATAATCTGTGATGCTGTGATCAAGGAGTATCTTGTCAATAAATGCAGATCACTTATCTTTTCTACAGCATTGCCTCCCCTTACCATGAGTTTCAATATGCATATATTCACCACGCTCCCGACGCTGGGAGAGAAGAGGCGTATGCTGGATGAATATGCAACCTTGTTGCGAAAAAGCATTGAAGACCTTGGTTATCCTATGCCATCCGAAAGTCACATCGTACCCCTCCTGATAGGTGACAATCACAAAACAATCCAAGTAGCTGAGCAATTGCAAAAATTGGGTTATTATGTACTTCCTATACGTCCTCCTACAGTCCCTGCAGGTACATCCCGACTTCGTTTTTCACTGACCTCAGCTACACCTGTAGCATCTCTAATCAAAGATCTTCAAGAAATATTAGTTCACTATGCAATATAA
- a CDS encoding DUF452 family protein: MQYKLYHQEENKQLILFFNGWAMTPETVERLIIPSGYDLLSVWDYREDNLDFDFTPYHSIILCAWSMGVWAADKFCNSLSLPIEKAVAVCGTGYPCDDAYGIPEQIFRGTYDSLSQENRAKFNRRMCGGKSLRTLFEALEKRPTQEIKDELGRVMSDEMGKSHPVPKLLAQGLWTRAFVGLKDRIIPPQNQINYWSGMNVEIVELDGEAHYAFSCFERWEELWN, translated from the coding sequence ATGCAATATAAATTGTATCATCAGGAGGAAAATAAACAGCTCATTCTTTTTTTTAACGGTTGGGCCATGACTCCGGAAACGGTGGAAAGACTCATCATTCCTTCAGGTTATGACCTGCTTTCGGTATGGGATTATAGGGAGGATAACCTTGATTTTGATTTTACTCCGTACCATAGCATCATATTATGTGCGTGGTCAATGGGAGTATGGGCTGCGGATAAATTTTGTAATAGTTTATCTTTGCCTATAGAAAAAGCTGTGGCGGTATGTGGTACCGGATATCCCTGTGATGATGCTTATGGCATCCCCGAGCAAATATTTAGAGGAACTTACGATAGCCTCTCGCAAGAAAATCGTGCGAAATTTAATCGTCGTATGTGTGGTGGAAAGTCGTTGAGAACGCTTTTTGAAGCGTTGGAAAAAAGACCTACTCAAGAAATAAAGGATGAGCTTGGCAGGGTCATGAGCGATGAGATGGGAAAGTCTCATCCTGTACCCAAACTTCTTGCTCAAGGATTATGGACAAGGGCTTTTGTGGGACTTAAGGATCGTATAATACCCCCGCAGAATCAGATAAATTACTGGTCTGGAATGAATGTAGAGATCGTAGAGCTGGATGGTGAAGCCCACTATGCCTTCTCTTGTTTCGAAAGATGGGAAGAATTATGGAATTGA
- the bioC gene encoding malonyl-ACP O-methyltransferase BioC has protein sequence MELNRKKIDKEIVAQRFKAAIDTYDNNAVAQKHIQHELLRIITAYCPEIKFKSALDIGCGTCGMTKLLDNEFGIKYWTLNDLNEECYDHGSFRTNTRSKVRFIAGDAEEINYGGTYDLIVCSSTMQWFHDLNAFFLKIKNHLKKDGYLLLSTFGPDNLKEIKTLTGHGLHYPKGDDLKAMLEKHFELCYFQEEHYNMEFTSPREVLEHLKHTGVNAVSATNNFWTPCKLRCFEKDYRDLFGNAEGKVSLTYNPIYILARL, from the coding sequence ATGGAATTGAATAGAAAAAAGATAGATAAAGAAATTGTGGCACAGCGATTCAAAGCGGCCATAGATACCTATGATAATAATGCTGTAGCCCAAAAGCATATACAACATGAACTTTTGCGCATCATCACAGCATATTGCCCTGAGATTAAATTTAAGTCTGCTCTCGATATCGGTTGCGGGACTTGCGGGATGACCAAATTGCTGGATAATGAGTTTGGTATCAAGTATTGGACTCTCAATGATCTTAATGAGGAATGCTATGATCATGGGTCATTTCGTACGAATACCAGGAGTAAAGTAAGGTTTATAGCAGGCGACGCGGAGGAGATAAATTACGGAGGCACTTATGATCTTATTGTGTGCTCATCCACTATGCAGTGGTTTCATGATCTGAATGCTTTTTTTCTTAAAATCAAGAATCATCTCAAAAAAGACGGATACCTCTTGCTTAGCACCTTCGGCCCTGATAATCTTAAAGAAATTAAGACGCTGACAGGGCACGGTCTGCATTATCCTAAGGGTGATGATTTGAAAGCAATGCTCGAAAAACATTTTGAGCTTTGCTATTTTCAGGAAGAACACTATAACATGGAGTTTACTTCTCCACGCGAAGTGCTGGAACATCTCAAGCATACGGGAGTAAATGCCGTGTCCGCAACTAATAACTTTTGGACACCTTGCAAACTTCGATGTTTTGAAAAGGACTATAGAGATCTTTTTGGCAATGCTGAAGGTAAAGTATCTTTGACTTACAATCCGATCTATATCCTTGCAAGATTGTAA
- a CDS encoding aldose epimerase family protein translates to MENKAKLSPEKFSGKIDSKEVRLYSLVNKNGAEAHIINQGAKIVSLMIPSDKGFVDVVIGHDCLEDYIHSEEAYFGAICGRYANRIARGKFSIDDKEYTLAVNNGPNALHGGIKGFNSVIWDAKQLADNKLELNYTSKDGEEGYPGELKVKVTYTLSDQNELAIDYEATTSQPTVLNLTNHSYFNLSGNGDSSVHDHILEINAKQYLPTDETAIPYGKPEDVAGTPMDFTTPKEIGERIDEKTDQLVWARGYDHTYILDKPQRKLGFCARCYSPKTNIVMEVYTDQPGVQLYTGNWMSGNMRGKHDARYPARAAFCLETQHYPDSPNRPDYPTTRLNPDEKFESTTVFAFSKK, encoded by the coding sequence ATGGAAAATAAAGCAAAGTTGTCTCCCGAAAAATTTAGCGGTAAGATAGACAGCAAAGAGGTGCGTCTTTATTCTCTTGTAAATAAGAATGGGGCCGAAGCTCATATCATTAATCAAGGTGCTAAGATTGTATCATTGATGATCCCATCAGACAAAGGGTTTGTAGATGTAGTGATAGGGCATGACTGTCTCGAAGATTATATCCACTCTGAGGAAGCATACTTCGGTGCGATTTGTGGCCGGTATGCCAATCGTATCGCTCGAGGTAAATTTTCAATCGATGATAAAGAATACACCCTTGCCGTGAACAACGGCCCCAATGCATTGCATGGAGGTATAAAGGGTTTTAATAGTGTGATTTGGGATGCTAAGCAACTTGCCGATAATAAGCTTGAGCTGAACTACACGTCAAAAGACGGAGAAGAAGGATACCCCGGCGAACTCAAAGTGAAAGTAACTTATACCCTTTCTGACCAAAACGAATTAGCTATCGATTACGAAGCTACGACTTCTCAACCTACAGTCCTTAATCTCACTAATCATTCTTACTTTAATTTGTCTGGCAATGGAGATAGCTCAGTGCACGATCACATCTTGGAAATCAATGCCAAGCAATATCTCCCAACAGATGAAACGGCTATTCCCTATGGAAAACCTGAGGATGTAGCCGGAACTCCCATGGATTTTACTACACCCAAAGAAATAGGGGAGCGTATAGATGAAAAGACAGATCAGCTCGTATGGGCAAGGGGGTATGATCATACTTATATATTGGACAAACCGCAACGTAAGCTGGGTTTCTGTGCCAGATGCTATTCTCCCAAGACCAATATAGTTATGGAAGTGTATACAGATCAGCCCGGAGTGCAACTCTATACAGGTAATTGGATGAGTGGTAATATGAGAGGAAAACATGATGCTCGCTATCCGGCTCGTGCAGCTTTTTGTTTAGAAACTCAGCACTACCCTGATAGCCCTAATAGACCTGATTATCCCACTACACGCCTCAACCCGGATGAGAAGTTTGAGAGTACTACAGTATTTGCTTTTTCAAAAAAATAG
- a CDS encoding MFS transporter, with amino-acid sequence MGPFITMVILMALIGFITSINQQFQAPMQAAFLQDAGDMTNTLTTFINFSFFLAYLIMGPTSARTLEKKGYKQALLVGIALLVLALAFFEFSAIQYVKWPVTFNFGSIVLPLSYFIFIIGSFIAGTGLTYLQASVNPYIVACDVKGTSGVQRQSIAGAGNSVMTTLGPLFIAFVVFGGASGADIKVQSLFIPMVVLIAFVAILYFIVRRLNLPNLAGTSVAKDEKLSRSVWSFSHLSLGVIAIFMYVGVEVAVGSNINLYAIKDHGYTTGAAAQLASMYWFGMLIGRLCGSFISKISANTQLVFTTIGAGVLVTLSMFTGNPLLLVFVGLFHSIMWPAIFALAIDKLGKYTAKGSGALMMGVVGGAVLPLIQGIFADSIGSWQWTWTIVVIGEVYLLYYALVGHKVKQLPEDFDPNMNKVQ; translated from the coding sequence ATGGGACCATTTATTACCATGGTAATTTTGATGGCTTTGATCGGGTTTATTACCAGCATCAACCAGCAATTCCAAGCGCCTATGCAGGCCGCCTTCCTTCAGGATGCGGGAGATATGACGAATACGTTGACCACGTTTATTAATTTCTCGTTCTTCTTGGCATATCTGATTATGGGGCCTACAAGTGCACGCACTTTGGAGAAAAAAGGCTACAAGCAAGCTCTCCTTGTAGGTATAGCTCTCTTGGTGCTTGCCTTGGCTTTCTTTGAGTTTAGTGCTATTCAATATGTGAAATGGCCTGTAACATTCAATTTTGGATCTATTGTATTGCCTCTTAGTTATTTCATATTCATTATTGGTTCTTTTATTGCAGGTACCGGTCTTACCTATTTGCAGGCATCGGTGAATCCCTACATTGTGGCTTGTGATGTGAAGGGCACCAGTGGCGTACAACGTCAGAGTATTGCCGGTGCAGGTAACTCGGTGATGACTACCTTAGGTCCGCTTTTCATTGCATTTGTAGTGTTTGGTGGTGCCAGTGGAGCTGATATTAAAGTACAATCTCTATTCATCCCTATGGTGGTATTGATTGCTTTTGTTGCGATTCTTTATTTTATTGTACGCCGTCTCAACTTGCCTAATCTTGCAGGAACTTCTGTAGCTAAGGACGAAAAACTTTCGCGCAGCGTATGGAGTTTTAGCCATCTTTCTTTGGGTGTAATAGCTATCTTTATGTATGTAGGTGTGGAAGTTGCTGTAGGTAGTAACATCAACCTATATGCCATCAAGGATCATGGATATACCACCGGTGCTGCTGCCCAGCTTGCATCTATGTATTGGTTCGGTATGCTTATTGGTCGTTTGTGTGGTAGCTTTATAAGCAAGATATCAGCCAATACCCAGTTGGTATTTACCACTATAGGAGCCGGAGTGTTGGTTACATTGTCCATGTTTACGGGTAATCCTCTTCTGCTTGTATTCGTAGGCCTTTTCCATTCTATTATGTGGCCTGCTATTTTTGCTCTTGCTATAGACAAACTTGGCAAATATACCGCAAAGGGCTCAGGTGCACTGATGATGGGTGTAGTAGGTGGTGCTGTATTACCCTTGATTCAAGGTATTTTTGCTGATAGCATCGGCAGTTGGCAGTGGACTTGGACTATCGTAGTCATCGGAGAAGTTTACCTTCTTTATTATGCTTTGGTAGGACATAAAGTAAAACAATTGCCTGAAGACTTTGATCCTAATATGAACAAAGTACAATAA
- the galK gene encoding galactokinase, producing MDIQSIKNKFQELYQSEGTLYTSPGRVNLIGEHTDYNGGFVFPGAIDKAMVAEIKLNHTDKIRAYALDLNESAEFGLNEEDAPSQSWARYIFGVCREIQKLGYKIGGFDTVFAGDVPLGAGMSSSAALESTFAFALNDLFKLDIDKFRLALIGQATEHNYCGVKCGIMDQFASVFGKKDNLMCLDCKSLEYQYYPFNPKGYRLVLVDSVVKHELASSAYNKRRESCERVAAAIRARHPEVEFLRDASMEMLKEVKKEVTEEDYMRAEYVIEEVQRVMDVCDALIKGDYETVGQKMYETHHGMSKLYEVSCEELDFLNDFARKSGVTGSRVMGGGFGGCTINLVRDGLYNGFVREVTKEYKEKYGREPKIYDVVISDGSRKLEA from the coding sequence ATGGATATCCAGTCAATCAAAAACAAATTTCAAGAGCTTTACCAATCAGAAGGTACATTATACACTTCTCCCGGACGTGTCAATCTCATTGGAGAGCATACCGACTATAATGGCGGATTTGTATTTCCCGGAGCTATAGACAAAGCTATGGTCGCTGAAATCAAACTCAACCATACTGATAAAATACGTGCTTATGCTTTGGATTTGAATGAGTCTGCTGAGTTTGGCCTCAATGAGGAAGATGCTCCTTCTCAAAGTTGGGCTCGATATATATTTGGCGTGTGTCGTGAAATTCAGAAATTGGGTTACAAGATAGGAGGTTTTGACACGGTATTTGCAGGTGATGTACCTCTGGGGGCGGGGATGTCTTCTTCTGCTGCTCTCGAAAGCACTTTTGCTTTCGCTCTCAATGACCTGTTTAAACTGGATATTGATAAATTCCGATTGGCTCTGATAGGGCAAGCTACAGAACACAACTACTGCGGTGTCAAATGTGGTATTATGGATCAGTTTGCGTCGGTTTTCGGTAAGAAAGATAACCTGATGTGCCTTGACTGTAAATCCCTTGAATATCAGTATTACCCTTTTAATCCTAAAGGATACCGCTTGGTGCTTGTAGATAGTGTAGTGAAGCATGAGCTTGCAAGTAGTGCTTACAACAAACGTCGCGAAAGCTGCGAAAGAGTGGCTGCCGCTATCCGTGCTCGTCACCCTGAAGTAGAGTTTCTGCGTGATGCTTCCATGGAAATGCTCAAAGAAGTAAAGAAGGAAGTGACGGAAGAGGATTACATGCGTGCTGAGTACGTTATAGAAGAAGTACAGCGAGTAATGGATGTCTGTGATGCTTTGATAAAAGGAGACTATGAAACAGTAGGGCAAAAAATGTATGAAACCCACCATGGCATGAGCAAGCTTTATGAAGTAAGCTGTGAAGAACTGGATTTTCTCAATGATTTTGCTCGCAAAAGTGGCGTTACCGGCTCGAGAGTTATGGGCGGAGGCTTTGGGGGGTGCACCATTAATCTTGTCAGAGACGGGCTCTATAATGGTTTTGTGAGAGAAGTGACCAAAGAATATAAAGAAAAATACGGACGTGAACCAAAGATCTATGATGTCGTTATTTCCGACGGATCTCGTAAGTTAGAGGCATAG
- a CDS encoding TonB-dependent receptor: MTKKITLCLLSASLLTAVSAHAQKKDDYYEFAKDSVKNLNSVEVIAFRKEAHLNKIPVSLKKTPLTVNNLNTDVLLQRGITNLQTALKFVPGVNMSTSYGAFQRLSIRGFNDSPIMIDGVRDERTTINSYPFGDLYNVEKIEVLKGPASVLYGHSAVGGILNIVRKEPTYKRSLNAHLRYGSFNYREAALSLGGNITGPLNFYAGVFYSGGDHWRNTGDRRLSAYTALGYTHGAHKFVWRAEARSDSYGTEIGLPPTMPDTVYTADDNKFYLPKGAVRPGIPRDKRFNNESDFMYNKAWNTSLKYTYTINNDWKLSNYSSFSYDDIDYFGTEELGYRTSDKPIYPYYIKNKSSKKYIDIDSVQLVFPLRFSHIARTFQNQLEIAGTFQMGSVSNHILAGYSTSYMRRTSFSGYDLGKDVQGPGLNSVVSVFNPESKGPMTSRFSKASPTRMWVHGIYASDVMEFTQRLKGMLSFRYDWYDYRALNDKIPVIDGKRKFDDPASSEYGSTKSGSLSYRFGLVYMPMENLSVYSSVGSFYIPDRRIADPRYIYINADGKRIDVEHTKSIFKPTSGYQLELGARYEINNKLSAMVSGFYIRKNNDVMSLGTTKIMENGKEVSKRLLGQVASVNSKGFEVEVKYTPLPNLGLSAGYALNDVRVGEMKDNEYLKYNQAKNTPLNNVPKHNFYTYGSYAFDKGWIKGLSLNYALTYTGKIYRSYADNLYFEPYTLLNLGAEYQLPCNFTLGVNVNNVLNKKTYVGALNQNQLMPNAPTNFIVSLKYSL, encoded by the coding sequence ATGACCAAAAAAATTACTCTTTGTCTGTTGAGTGCTTCTTTGCTTACTGCTGTCAGTGCTCATGCGCAGAAGAAAGACGACTATTACGAATTTGCCAAAGATTCTGTGAAGAATCTGAACAGTGTAGAAGTGATTGCTTTTCGTAAGGAAGCTCACCTCAACAAAATCCCCGTTTCTTTGAAGAAAACCCCTCTTACAGTGAATAATCTCAATACAGATGTACTATTGCAGCGGGGGATAACTAATCTGCAAACAGCTCTAAAGTTTGTACCCGGGGTAAATATGAGTACTTCATATGGAGCTTTTCAACGTTTATCTATTCGAGGATTCAATGATTCTCCTATTATGATAGATGGGGTGAGGGACGAGCGTACGACTATTAATTCTTATCCTTTTGGAGATCTATATAATGTAGAGAAGATAGAAGTGCTGAAGGGCCCGGCTTCTGTGCTTTACGGTCACTCAGCTGTAGGTGGAATTCTCAATATTGTGCGCAAAGAGCCTACGTATAAGCGCTCACTCAATGCTCATTTGAGATATGGAAGTTTTAATTATCGTGAGGCAGCTTTATCTTTGGGCGGAAATATCACCGGACCTCTCAATTTTTATGCCGGAGTGTTCTATTCTGGTGGTGATCACTGGAGAAATACCGGTGACAGACGCCTTTCTGCTTATACAGCATTAGGTTATACCCATGGTGCTCATAAATTTGTTTGGAGAGCAGAGGCTCGAAGTGATTCCTATGGTACGGAAATAGGACTGCCACCCACTATGCCTGATACGGTATACACAGCCGATGATAATAAATTTTATTTGCCCAAAGGAGCTGTAAGACCGGGTATACCTCGAGACAAGAGATTCAATAATGAGTCGGATTTTATGTACAATAAGGCTTGGAACACTTCTCTAAAGTATACTTATACGATAAATAATGATTGGAAACTATCCAACTATTCATCATTCAGTTATGATGATATAGATTATTTCGGTACGGAGGAGTTGGGTTACAGAACCAGTGACAAGCCTATCTATCCTTACTACATCAAGAATAAGAGTAGTAAAAAATATATCGATATAGATAGTGTGCAGCTCGTTTTCCCTCTTCGTTTCTCTCACATTGCTCGAACATTCCAAAATCAACTGGAAATCGCAGGGACATTCCAAATGGGTAGTGTGTCCAATCATATCCTTGCTGGCTATAGTACTTCATATATGAGAAGAACATCTTTTTCCGGATATGATTTGGGTAAAGATGTTCAAGGTCCCGGACTTAACTCTGTAGTTTCTGTATTTAATCCTGAGAGTAAAGGGCCTATGACAAGTCGCTTCAGCAAAGCTTCTCCTACTCGTATGTGGGTTCATGGTATTTATGCCTCCGATGTAATGGAGTTTACTCAACGGCTAAAGGGAATGCTCTCATTCAGGTATGACTGGTATGACTATAGAGCTCTCAATGATAAAATACCGGTTATAGACGGTAAGCGTAAGTTTGATGACCCGGCATCATCCGAGTATGGTAGTACTAAGTCCGGATCTTTGAGCTACCGTTTTGGTCTTGTATATATGCCTATGGAGAATCTTTCCGTTTATTCGTCGGTAGGAAGTTTTTATATCCCCGACAGACGTATCGCTGATCCTCGATACATATATATTAATGCAGACGGAAAAAGGATAGATGTGGAACATACCAAATCAATCTTCAAACCTACCAGCGGTTACCAACTGGAACTTGGCGCAAGATACGAAATCAACAATAAGCTTTCTGCGATGGTATCAGGTTTTTACATTCGAAAAAATAATGATGTAATGTCACTGGGGACTACCAAAATCATGGAAAATGGTAAGGAAGTGTCCAAAAGACTACTGGGGCAAGTCGCTTCTGTCAATAGCAAGGGTTTTGAAGTAGAAGTAAAGTATACCCCGCTGCCCAATCTGGGTCTTTCTGCCGGCTATGCGCTTAACGATGTTAGGGTGGGCGAGATGAAGGACAATGAATATCTGAAATACAACCAAGCAAAGAACACTCCTCTGAACAATGTGCCCAAACACAATTTCTACACTTATGGCTCTTATGCTTTTGATAAGGGATGGATCAAAGGCTTGTCATTGAACTATGCGCTTACTTATACAGGTAAGATCTACAGATCATATGCTGACAACTTATATTTTGAGCCGTATACCTTACTCAATTTAGGTGCAGAATACCAACTGCCCTGTAACTTCACTTTGGGAGTGAATGTAAATAACGTCCTGAATAAAAAGACCTATGTAGGAGCATTGAATCAAAATCAATTGATGCCTAACGCTCCGACGAATTTCATTGTTTCTTTGAAATACTCTTTATAA